In Marivirga salinae, a single window of DNA contains:
- the rsmI gene encoding 16S rRNA (cytidine(1402)-2'-O)-methyltransferase encodes MEQSETQLYLVPTPIGNLADMTYRAVSILNNVDVILAEDTRTSGKLLKHYDIKKPLQSFHIHNEHKKVEQVIEELKAGKIMALISDAGTPGISDPGFLLAREALKNGIKLESLPGATALVPALIKSGFPNDRFIFEGFLPHKKGRKTRIENLREEDRTIIFYESPHRLLKTLKQLAEAMGEDRMASVSRELTKLFEETITDTLEGLITHFENTPPKGEIVLVLNAKS; translated from the coding sequence ATGGAGCAATCAGAAACTCAACTTTACTTGGTGCCCACCCCTATTGGCAATTTGGCGGATATGACCTATCGCGCAGTTAGTATCTTGAATAATGTTGATGTAATACTAGCAGAAGACACAAGAACTTCTGGGAAACTGCTAAAGCATTATGATATTAAAAAGCCGCTTCAGAGTTTTCATATTCATAATGAGCATAAAAAGGTAGAGCAAGTAATTGAAGAATTAAAAGCTGGAAAAATAATGGCATTGATTTCCGATGCCGGAACACCCGGAATCTCTGATCCGGGTTTTTTATTGGCTAGAGAAGCCTTGAAAAATGGCATTAAGTTAGAATCCCTCCCAGGAGCTACTGCCTTAGTACCAGCCCTAATCAAATCAGGATTTCCAAATGATAGATTTATATTTGAAGGTTTTTTACCTCACAAAAAAGGAAGAAAAACAAGAATAGAAAACCTTAGGGAGGAAGATCGCACGATCATTTTTTATGAATCGCCTCATCGTTTACTCAAAACATTAAAACAACTGGCAGAGGCTATGGGAGAAGATCGTATGGCATCTGTTTCAAGAGAGCTTACAAAGTTATTTGAGGAAACTATCACAGATACATTGGAAGGCTTGATTACACATTTTGAAAATACTCCCCCCAAAGGAGAAATTGTATTGGTTTTAAATGCTAAATCATGA
- a CDS encoding anhydro-N-acetylmuramic acid kinase encodes MQKHTYNAIGLMSGTSLDGLDIAFCKFELLSNQKWEWEVLNFDTKPYPEDMKSKLSESIKLNGLDLNILDVALGRWMGEAVKEFITENKLKVDFVASHGHTVFHVPENHLTLQIGNPNFIHAITGCPVISDFRTLDIAKGGQGAPLVPIGDALLFNEYDFCINLGGIANLSYQNEENERIAYDICACNILLNRLANLKDLEYDDKGLIAKSGEVINSLLGVWNEFSFLKKKSPKSLGIEQIEPDILSKIDQSKYSLEDMLATAVEHIATQIHDVLVSAKKGGKVLLTGGGAFNHFLIERLQSKLDHNFEFVVADQKIVNYKEALIFAFLGVLNVRNEWNTLASVTGAHSNTVSGQKLGDI; translated from the coding sequence ATGCAAAAGCACACCTATAATGCTATTGGCTTAATGTCCGGAACTTCCTTGGATGGACTGGATATTGCATTTTGTAAATTTGAACTTTTATCAAATCAGAAATGGGAATGGGAAGTTTTAAATTTTGATACAAAACCGTACCCTGAAGATATGAAATCTAAATTAAGTGAGTCTATAAAACTTAATGGACTAGATTTAAATATTTTAGATGTAGCGTTAGGGAGATGGATGGGAGAGGCTGTTAAAGAGTTTATCACTGAAAATAAATTAAAAGTGGACTTCGTAGCCTCTCATGGTCATACTGTTTTTCACGTTCCTGAAAATCACTTGACTTTGCAGATAGGGAATCCAAATTTTATTCATGCTATTACAGGTTGTCCTGTTATTTCTGATTTTAGAACTTTAGATATCGCAAAAGGTGGTCAAGGAGCACCTTTGGTGCCAATTGGTGATGCACTTCTATTTAATGAATATGATTTTTGTATTAACCTTGGAGGAATAGCTAATTTATCTTACCAAAATGAAGAAAACGAGAGGATTGCTTATGATATCTGTGCTTGCAATATTCTTTTAAATAGGCTTGCTAATTTAAAAGACCTAGAATACGATGATAAAGGATTGATAGCTAAATCAGGAGAGGTCATTAATTCACTACTAGGAGTATGGAATGAATTCTCCTTTTTAAAAAAGAAATCCCCTAAAAGTTTGGGGATAGAGCAGATTGAACCGGATATCCTTTCTAAAATCGACCAATCTAAATACAGTTTGGAGGACATGCTTGCTACTGCTGTTGAACATATAGCAACTCAGATTCATGATGTTCTGGTTTCAGCTAAAAAAGGGGGTAAAGTTTTATTGACAGGTGGTGGAGCATTTAATCATTTCTTGATTGAAAGACTTCAATCCAAGCTAGATCATAATTTTGAGTTTGTTGTGGCTGATCAAAAAATTGTAAACTATAAAGAAGCCTTGATTTTTGCATTTTTAGGTGTTTTAAATGTAAGAAATGAATGGAACACTTTGGCTTCAGTTACCGGTGCTCATTCTAATACAGTATCTGGTCAAAAGCTAGGCGATATTTGA
- a CDS encoding hemolysin family protein yields the protein MESSYLLYIIISLLFSAFFSGIEIAFVSSNKLHIELQSQQGIISGKILSKFLERPSSFIGTTLIGNTISLVVYGIYMAKMIEPILIGNLPLFFQNDIFILLAQTFISTIFVLFIAEFTPKSIFLLNPNGLLSFFALPLWLIYYVTYPIVFFIVSLSKLFIKYVLRLKYEEDKPVFGLTDLDHFVKNTVQLDHQESKVELDKKIFNNALEFKTIKVRECMIPRTEVVAVDIEDTIEELKDAFNDSGHSKVLIYKDTIDDVIGYCHSLALFKKPSTIKEILTPIIIVPETMPANELMIQFIQEHKSLALVVDEFGGTSGIVSLEDIIEEIFGEIQDEHDDEDLVEEQVSADTFIFSARLEIDYINDKYYLNLPEGDYDTLGGFILSITENFPQLKEEVSSPPFRFVIDSMEENRINQVKLIITNPN from the coding sequence ATGGAAAGCAGTTATTTATTATATATTATTATTTCACTACTCTTTTCTGCATTCTTTTCAGGAATAGAAATTGCTTTCGTTTCATCAAATAAACTGCATATAGAGCTACAAAGCCAACAAGGAATTATTTCAGGTAAAATTCTTTCAAAATTTTTAGAACGGCCGTCTTCATTTATTGGAACAACACTTATTGGAAACACCATTTCATTAGTGGTTTATGGTATCTATATGGCCAAAATGATTGAACCAATATTAATAGGTAATCTCCCTCTTTTCTTTCAAAATGATATCTTCATTTTACTGGCCCAAACTTTTATCTCTACTATATTCGTATTGTTTATAGCAGAATTCACACCTAAAAGTATATTTCTACTCAACCCAAATGGCTTATTATCATTTTTTGCATTACCTCTTTGGCTCATTTATTATGTCACTTATCCAATTGTATTTTTTATAGTTAGTTTATCAAAGCTATTTATTAAATATGTATTGAGATTAAAATACGAGGAAGATAAGCCTGTTTTTGGATTAACCGATTTGGATCACTTCGTAAAAAACACAGTCCAACTAGACCATCAGGAAAGCAAAGTAGAATTAGATAAGAAGATTTTTAATAATGCGCTAGAATTCAAAACTATTAAAGTTAGGGAATGTATGATTCCTAGAACTGAGGTAGTTGCTGTAGATATTGAAGACACTATTGAGGAATTAAAGGATGCTTTTAATGATAGCGGCCATTCCAAGGTTCTTATTTACAAAGATACGATTGATGATGTTATTGGGTATTGCCATTCACTTGCCTTATTTAAAAAACCTTCCACTATCAAAGAAATTCTTACGCCAATAATTATAGTGCCTGAAACTATGCCTGCAAATGAATTGATGATCCAATTTATACAAGAGCACAAAAGCTTGGCTTTAGTGGTAGATGAATTTGGAGGTACTTCTGGCATTGTAAGCTTAGAGGATATTATTGAAGAAATTTTTGGTGAGATTCAGGATGAACATGATGATGAAGATTTAGTAGAAGAGCAAGTTTCTGCCGATACATTTATTTTCAGTGCCAGATTAGAAATAGATTATATAAACGACAAATATTATTTAAATCTACCTGAAGGCGATTATGACACCTTAGGGGGGTTTATTCTATCAATAACAGAAAATTTCCCTCAATTAAAAGAGGAAGTAAGTAGCCCTCCTTTTCGATTTGTGATTGATAGTATGGAGGAAAACAGAATCAATCAAGTTAAATTAATTATCACAAACCCAAATTAA
- a CDS encoding type III pantothenate kinase, producing the protein MNLAIDVGNTKTKIGFFKEDRLESTKTFESLYELNQFLDSKKIDSTIISSVNTAYDKILEELPSLQKPILLNTETPLPFKNQYKSKTIGLDRLAAVAGAQLLHPNKNVLVIDLGTCITYEFLEQGKTYHGGAISPGMNMRFKSMHNFTARLPLVKPEEVDDWISNSTEGSMLSGVVHGIRAEIDTYIQEVESKYAPLKVIITGGDAKFFESKIKATIFAIPELVLVGLNAILRYNVPV; encoded by the coding sequence ATGAACTTAGCCATAGATGTAGGCAATACTAAAACTAAAATAGGTTTTTTTAAGGAAGACCGCTTAGAATCTACCAAAACTTTTGAATCACTTTATGAGCTCAATCAGTTTTTAGATTCTAAAAAAATAGATTCTACCATAATTTCCAGTGTTAATACTGCCTATGATAAAATTTTAGAAGAATTACCCTCGCTTCAAAAACCAATTCTATTGAATACTGAGACGCCATTGCCTTTCAAAAATCAATATAAATCCAAAACCATAGGGCTTGACAGATTAGCTGCTGTGGCAGGTGCTCAATTATTACATCCTAATAAGAATGTTTTAGTGATAGATTTAGGGACTTGTATTACTTATGAATTTCTTGAACAAGGAAAAACTTATCATGGAGGCGCAATTTCTCCTGGAATGAATATGCGTTTTAAGTCCATGCATAATTTTACGGCTCGTTTACCGTTGGTTAAACCTGAGGAAGTGGATGATTGGATTTCCAATTCCACAGAAGGGTCTATGCTAAGTGGTGTAGTCCATGGGATTCGAGCTGAGATTGATACTTATATTCAAGAAGTTGAAAGCAAATATGCACCGCTTAAGGTAATAATCACCGGAGGAGATGCAAAATTCTTTGAATCTAAAATAAAAGCTACCATCTTTGCAATCCCTGAATTAGTTTTAGTGGGTTTAAATGCGATTTTACGATATAATGTACCAGTATAA
- a CDS encoding 4a-hydroxytetrahydrobiopterin dehydratase: MWKEENNTLKRTLEFKDFTEAFGFMAKVAIIAEKMGHHPNWSNVYNKVSFELTTHDKGNTITEKEQKACGGN; this comes from the coding sequence ATGTGGAAAGAAGAAAACAATACACTAAAGAGAACATTAGAATTTAAAGACTTTACTGAAGCATTCGGCTTTATGGCTAAAGTAGCCATTATTGCAGAAAAAATGGGACATCATCCGAATTGGTCAAATGTATATAATAAAGTGAGTTTTGAATTGACTACTCATGATAAGGGAAACACCATTACCGAAAAAGAACAGAAAGCTTGCGGAGGAAATTGA
- a CDS encoding DUF493 domain-containing protein — protein sequence MSKEKDIESFREKLEAVSEWPSLYMFKFIIEADKQDEIKDIFENHEIIVKPSSKGKYVSLTIKILANSAEQIIEKYMETNKVKGVIAL from the coding sequence ATGAGTAAAGAAAAAGATATCGAATCTTTCAGAGAAAAATTGGAAGCCGTTTCAGAATGGCCTAGTCTTTATATGTTCAAATTCATCATTGAGGCAGACAAGCAGGATGAAATTAAAGATATATTTGAAAATCATGAGATAATTGTTAAACCTTCGAGTAAAGGTAAATACGTGAGCTTGACCATTAAAATATTAGCGAATTCTGCTGAACAGATTATTGAAAAGTACATGGAGACCAATAAGGTGAAAGGGGTTATTGCTTTATAA
- a CDS encoding tetratricopeptide repeat protein, which translates to MKKILLTLTVLIGVQALTFAQEGWNWPEDSDKKAIAIEKNALYSDMLTAEKYEAAKPPLDWLLKETPDLNPSIYIQGVKVYENLAEITTGQQQKNIQDSVVVLYDLRMKYFNDVENVTNRKANDAYNVWKERKDKYKDLYEIEKEAIEMLGAKSFTSNTIYYMDAARRYKLTGGPLTDLDIIGIYDQIQGILDEMEANGESKQSIQKARDYVEKLFNASVTIDCNIIDEKLHPKFIEDGRKVEDAEKIVKWALAGGCTGSDSFIDAAKVVQKNTPEFGLARMIALRLKAKGDLNGAEKYFSEALGLTEDNIKKADVQIELADIASKQGNKSQARTYAYNALESDPSRKEAYTLIGDLYLKSFQDCKGGQDVVKDRAVYIAAYDMYQKGGDANRMGVAKEQFPSNEDIFNYDYEIGDEIEVGCWIGETVQVRIRD; encoded by the coding sequence ATGAAAAAGATTCTATTAACATTAACAGTTTTAATTGGTGTTCAAGCCTTAACGTTTGCACAAGAAGGTTGGAACTGGCCAGAAGATTCGGATAAAAAAGCAATAGCAATTGAGAAAAATGCGCTTTATTCGGATATGCTTACTGCAGAAAAATATGAAGCAGCAAAACCTCCATTAGACTGGTTATTAAAAGAGACTCCAGACTTAAACCCTTCTATTTATATTCAAGGTGTGAAGGTATATGAAAATCTGGCAGAGATTACAACAGGCCAGCAGCAAAAAAATATTCAAGACTCTGTTGTGGTTTTATACGATTTGAGAATGAAATATTTCAATGACGTTGAAAATGTTACCAACAGAAAAGCAAATGATGCTTATAATGTATGGAAAGAAAGAAAGGATAAATATAAAGACTTATATGAGATTGAGAAAGAAGCAATCGAAATGTTAGGCGCCAAAAGCTTTACTTCCAATACTATTTATTATATGGATGCTGCTAGAAGATACAAATTAACTGGTGGGCCATTAACTGATTTAGATATCATAGGAATTTATGATCAGATCCAAGGAATTTTGGATGAAATGGAAGCTAATGGTGAAAGCAAACAAAGTATTCAGAAAGCCAGAGATTATGTTGAGAAATTATTCAACGCATCCGTAACTATTGACTGTAATATTATTGATGAAAAATTACACCCTAAATTCATCGAAGACGGTAGAAAAGTTGAAGACGCTGAAAAAATTGTAAAATGGGCCTTAGCTGGTGGTTGTACAGGATCTGATTCTTTTATCGATGCAGCAAAAGTAGTACAAAAAAACACTCCTGAATTCGGTTTAGCTAGAATGATTGCTCTAAGATTGAAAGCAAAAGGAGATTTAAATGGTGCTGAAAAGTATTTCTCAGAAGCTTTAGGATTAACTGAAGATAACATCAAAAAAGCAGATGTTCAAATAGAGCTTGCAGATATCGCTTCTAAACAAGGAAATAAATCACAAGCAAGAACTTATGCTTATAATGCATTAGAGTCAGATCCATCTAGAAAAGAAGCTTATACTTTAATTGGTGATTTATACTTAAAAAGTTTCCAAGACTGTAAAGGTGGACAAGATGTGGTAAAAGATAGAGCGGTTTATATTGCTGCTTATGACATGTATCAAAAAGGTGGAGACGCTAACAGAATGGGAGTAGCTAAAGAGCAATTCCCTTCAAATGAAGATATCTTTAACTACGATTATGAAATTGGTGATGAAATAGAAGTTGGATGTTGGATAGGAGAAACTGTCCAAGTCCGAATCAGGGACTAA
- a CDS encoding SurA N-terminal domain-containing protein has translation MGVFNTLRVKMGSVLIALIGLSILAFLLTDLLGPDSMLLGGGRSNDVGEIAGETINLPEYQRKVEEFKNNFRAGNGRAPSDQEMTSIRQQAWDFLIIEKAFQEQYDELGLEVTNEELVDMVQGNNISPIVRQNFTNPETGEFNKEQVVNIIRNIAQAPAEQQAQWYSFESSLVPARARTKYDELLASSNYITQAEAQRAYEKETESAEVEYLYVNYSVIADSLVSPSDSELKSYYNEHKDQYESDATRTISYVSFELLPSGEDSTYIKEEIEEIKKEFQKVEDDSAYARVNSDRSNSYKTYPIAQLPKILASNTNILKEGDVIGPYIENGAYILYKTSKIYDDTVSSVKASHILIEAEDDSDEADSKAKKEAQEALQKALSGQDFAELAKDLSDGPSATRGGDLGWFKEGQMVDEFNEAVFAKSGTGVINKLIKTQFGYHIINVTEEKTAKTYKIATIHRDIIPTETTRDKLYRKADLFAASNSSYAEFTASAEENNYRVRSSGKMSPSQRTIGTLGSARPLVRWAFTDATVGKVSDVHETDTHFVVAVLTNKTEKGTSDFNEVKALVTRELKKELQGEKIKEKLSGLSGSLNEIAAAYGSDANVYSATDVNISSNSLPNVGQAPKVIGTIFGLELNTQSQPLEANNGIVIVKVLNRTPAPEIADYASYKEQLAQSRSSNVSFAIKSAIEEKADIVDERYKFY, from the coding sequence ATGGGAGTATTTAATACATTAAGAGTAAAAATGGGGTCGGTATTGATCGCCCTAATAGGATTATCCATTTTAGCTTTCTTGCTAACTGATTTGCTTGGGCCCGACTCAATGCTTTTAGGTGGCGGGAGATCCAATGACGTGGGTGAAATAGCTGGAGAAACTATCAACTTACCTGAGTATCAGCGTAAAGTTGAAGAGTTTAAGAACAATTTCAGAGCTGGGAACGGCCGTGCACCTTCTGATCAGGAAATGACTTCTATTCGTCAACAAGCATGGGATTTTCTTATTATTGAGAAAGCATTTCAAGAGCAATATGATGAATTAGGTCTTGAGGTTACTAATGAGGAATTAGTAGATATGGTTCAAGGTAATAACATCAGTCCTATCGTAAGACAGAACTTCACAAATCCTGAAACAGGAGAATTTAATAAAGAGCAAGTGGTTAATATCATAAGAAATATTGCTCAAGCTCCTGCCGAACAGCAAGCTCAGTGGTATTCTTTTGAATCTTCATTGGTTCCTGCTAGAGCCAGAACTAAATATGATGAATTATTGGCTAGCTCTAATTACATTACACAAGCTGAAGCTCAAAGGGCTTATGAAAAAGAAACTGAAAGCGCAGAAGTAGAGTATCTATACGTTAATTACAGTGTAATTGCAGATTCTTTAGTTTCTCCATCTGATTCAGAATTAAAAAGCTATTATAATGAGCATAAAGATCAATACGAATCTGATGCGACAAGAACAATAAGTTATGTGAGCTTTGAATTACTTCCGTCTGGAGAGGATTCTACTTACATAAAAGAAGAAATCGAGGAAATTAAAAAAGAATTTCAGAAAGTGGAAGATGATTCAGCTTATGCTCGTGTAAATTCTGACAGAAGCAATTCTTATAAAACATATCCAATAGCTCAGCTTCCTAAAATATTAGCATCAAACACTAATATTTTAAAAGAAGGTGATGTGATAGGCCCATACATAGAAAATGGTGCTTATATCTTATATAAAACTTCTAAAATTTATGATGATACTGTTTCATCTGTGAAAGCAAGCCATATTTTAATAGAGGCTGAGGACGACAGTGATGAAGCAGATTCAAAGGCAAAGAAAGAAGCACAAGAAGCATTGCAAAAAGCTTTAAGTGGTCAAGATTTTGCAGAATTAGCTAAAGATTTAAGTGATGGACCTTCAGCTACTAGAGGTGGTGACTTAGGTTGGTTCAAAGAAGGACAAATGGTAGATGAATTTAATGAAGCTGTTTTCGCTAAATCAGGAACAGGTGTTATAAATAAGCTTATCAAGACTCAATTTGGCTACCATATCATTAATGTAACTGAAGAAAAAACAGCTAAAACTTATAAAATAGCTACTATTCACAGAGATATTATTCCGACTGAAACTACTAGAGATAAATTATATAGAAAAGCAGACTTATTTGCAGCTTCAAATAGCAGTTATGCAGAATTCACTGCATCTGCTGAAGAAAATAATTATAGGGTAAGAAGTTCAGGTAAAATGAGTCCTAGTCAAAGAACAATTGGAACATTAGGTTCGGCAAGACCTTTAGTTAGATGGGCGTTTACTGATGCTACTGTTGGAAAAGTATCTGATGTACATGAAACAGACACACATTTTGTAGTGGCAGTTTTAACTAACAAAACTGAAAAAGGAACTTCTGATTTTAACGAGGTTAAAGCTTTAGTTACCAGAGAATTGAAAAAAGAATTGCAAGGTGAAAAAATTAAAGAAAAATTATCTGGTCTGTCAGGTTCATTAAATGAAATAGCTGCTGCTTATGGAAGCGATGCAAATGTTTACAGCGCTACTGATGTTAATATTTCTTCCAATTCACTTCCAAATGTGGGTCAAGCACCTAAAGTAATAGGAACTATTTTCGGTTTGGAATTAAATACTCAGTCGCAACCTTTAGAGGCAAATAATGGTATAGTAATCGTAAAAGTTCTAAATAGAACACCAGCACCAGAAATAGCAGATTATGCTTCTTATAAAGAGCAATTAGCGCAAAGCAGAAGCAGTAATGTTTCCTTTGCAATTAAATCTGCAATTGAAGAAAAAGCTGATATAGTAGATGAAAGATATAAATTCTATTAA
- the lptC gene encoding LPS export ABC transporter periplasmic protein LptC produces MKNFYFSLLIIFIQSCSSGLESKQKFEEYSGPTMEADTVQIIYSDSAVVRVIVKATKQYEFENGDREFPNDIFIEFYETDGAMSSTLEANSAYYTKETDIYKAEGDVEVIGYIDPRKMNSEELLWEPQKEEIYTDKFVRIQSEDQISTGTGLVAKQDFSSYRILNPSGTIYLKEDSSAQEEQKMGIEKDTTTKKNLKKRNVPKE; encoded by the coding sequence ATGAAGAATTTCTATTTTTCCTTACTTATAATTTTTATTCAATCATGTTCTTCAGGTTTAGAATCTAAACAGAAATTTGAAGAATATTCTGGCCCTACAATGGAGGCAGATACCGTACAAATAATATATTCTGATTCTGCAGTAGTTAGGGTGATTGTGAAAGCTACCAAACAGTATGAATTTGAAAATGGCGATAGAGAATTCCCTAATGACATATTTATTGAATTCTATGAAACTGATGGGGCCATGTCTTCTACTTTAGAAGCAAACTCCGCTTATTATACAAAAGAAACAGACATTTATAAAGCAGAAGGTGATGTAGAGGTGATTGGATATATAGATCCCAGAAAAATGAACTCAGAAGAATTATTATGGGAACCACAGAAAGAAGAAATTTATACAGATAAATTTGTGCGGATTCAATCTGAAGATCAAATATCCACTGGTACAGGTCTTGTTGCTAAGCAGGATTTTTCAAGTTATAGAATTTTAAACCCGAGTGGAACCATCTATTTAAAAGAAGATTCTAGCGCCCAAGAAGAACAAAAAATGGGAATAGAGAAAGACACTACTACAAAAAAGAACCTTAAAAAACGAAATGTCCCCAAAGAATAG